A genomic window from Mesorhizobium sp. 131-2-1 includes:
- a CDS encoding Trm112 family protein: protein MAADGRDGQKASVDPKLLELLACPLTKGPLTWDPERGELISRVAKLAYPVRDGIPIMLPSEARTISAEDLLSPPRLSGPA, encoded by the coding sequence ATGGCTGCGGATGGGCGTGACGGACAGAAGGCCAGTGTCGATCCGAAACTGTTGGAATTACTGGCCTGCCCGCTGACCAAGGGTCCGCTGACCTGGGATCCGGAGCGGGGCGAGCTGATCTCGCGTGTGGCCAAGCTCGCCTATCCGGTGCGCGACGGCATTCCGATCATGCTGCCTTCCGAGGCGCGGACGATTTCCGCCGAGGATCTGCTGTCGCCGCCACGGCTGAGCGGGCCGGCGTGA
- a CDS encoding error-prone DNA polymerase — protein MNALAATAYAEFGIQSNFSFLRGASKPEELVVTAKFLGFSSIGLADRNTVAGVVRAWQQARVETLAYHPGCRLVFGDGTPDILAYPRDRAGWGHLCRMLTQANLRDENEKGATLLRLGDLLEWGDLMSLAVLPELSANVEAGLAMLSRLKDRFGGALRLAVSPDYRGNDRFRIEQAAAMADRLGMPLMATNDVLYHSAGRRSLQDVLTAIRLNTPVAAVGLELAANAERHLKPPQEMARLFRRHPQALAETLRFAGELSFSLSDLQYNYPDEPTISGLGPQAELERLAREGAATRYPAGVPASVLQRIEEELALIERLNYARYFLTVYDIVQFARSQHILCQGRGSAANSIVCFCIGITEVGPDRIDTLFERFISEERNEPPDIDVDFEHERRDEVIAYIYQKYSAKRTALAAAVISYRGRSALREVAKAMGLSEDVRTALSSSIWGWSTSELGEKEAAAGGIDRTDPLARQVIEHANEIMGFPRHLSQHVGGFVITRDRLDEVVPIVKTAMDERKMVEWDKDDLDAVKILKVDVLALGMLTCLKRAFTLLTQHYPDARDAYSQPYVLATLPEEDRRVYDMIGRADTLGVFQIESRAQMSMLPRLKPKDFYDLVIEVAIVRPGPIQGDMVHPYLRRRQGKEAPEYQKPELEAILSKTLGVPLFQEQAMKIAIVAGGFKPGEADELRRAMATFKRTGTIGNYRRRMIDGMVDRGYTKDFAERCFKQIEGFGEYGFPESHAASFALLVYASCWFKTFYPDVFCAAILNAQPMGFYQPAQLVRDARDHGVEVREVDINFSVWDCTLEQTAFDPARVLARHAGMRGVIVTRHAVRLGFRQIKGLSEERMKQLVDRRGSGYETVRDVWLRSGLDVGEIEKLAQADAFRSIGLDRRAALWAVRALDGKSAAEKLPLFDQPTVRLRELEPETRLPQMPLGEHVIHDYRSLGLSLKAHPVAFLRERLDRAGVTPNARLPAVPDGRRVSVAGLVLVRQRPGKGNAIFLTLEDENSVANIIFWERTFTRFRPIVMGARFVRVTGKLQQESGVIHIVAEKIEDLTPWLTVLLEEMTPALPAPPDIATLSGKAESVMPKGRNFQ, from the coding sequence ATGAACGCGCTCGCCGCCACCGCCTATGCCGAATTCGGCATCCAGTCGAATTTCTCCTTCCTGCGCGGCGCCTCCAAGCCGGAGGAGCTGGTGGTGACGGCGAAATTCCTCGGCTTCTCCTCGATCGGACTTGCCGACCGCAACACGGTGGCCGGCGTCGTGCGCGCCTGGCAGCAGGCCAGGGTGGAGACGCTTGCCTATCATCCCGGCTGCCGCCTGGTGTTCGGCGACGGCACGCCCGACATCCTTGCCTATCCGCGCGACCGCGCCGGCTGGGGGCATCTGTGCCGCATGCTGACGCAGGCCAATCTGCGCGACGAGAACGAGAAGGGCGCGACGCTGTTGAGGCTGGGCGACCTGCTCGAATGGGGGGATTTGATGTCGCTGGCGGTCCTGCCCGAGCTGTCCGCAAACGTCGAGGCCGGCCTTGCGATGCTTAGCCGGCTGAAGGATCGCTTCGGCGGCGCCCTTCGGCTTGCCGTCTCGCCGGACTATCGCGGCAACGACCGTTTCCGCATCGAGCAGGCGGCGGCGATGGCAGATCGGCTGGGCATGCCGCTGATGGCGACCAACGATGTCCTCTACCACAGCGCCGGGCGCCGCTCGCTGCAGGATGTGCTCACCGCGATCCGCCTCAACACGCCCGTCGCCGCGGTGGGGCTGGAGCTGGCGGCCAATGCCGAGCGTCATCTGAAGCCGCCGCAGGAAATGGCCAGGCTTTTCCGCCGTCACCCGCAGGCGCTGGCGGAGACGCTGCGCTTCGCCGGCGAGCTGAGTTTTTCGCTGAGCGACCTGCAGTACAACTATCCGGACGAGCCGACCATATCCGGCCTCGGGCCACAGGCCGAGCTTGAGCGGTTGGCCAGGGAGGGGGCCGCCACGCGCTATCCGGCCGGCGTCCCCGCTTCCGTCTTGCAGCGCATCGAGGAAGAGCTCGCTCTGATCGAGCGCCTGAACTATGCGCGCTACTTCCTCACCGTTTACGACATCGTCCAGTTCGCCCGCAGCCAGCATATCCTTTGCCAGGGCCGCGGCTCCGCTGCCAATTCCATCGTCTGCTTCTGCATCGGCATCACCGAAGTCGGCCCCGACCGGATCGACACGCTGTTCGAGCGCTTCATCTCCGAGGAGCGCAACGAGCCGCCCGACATCGATGTCGACTTCGAGCATGAAAGGCGTGACGAAGTCATCGCCTATATCTACCAAAAATACAGCGCCAAGCGCACCGCGCTCGCCGCCGCCGTCATCAGCTATCGCGGCCGCTCGGCTTTGCGCGAAGTAGCCAAGGCCATGGGCCTCTCCGAGGATGTCCGCACCGCGCTGTCCAGCTCGATCTGGGGCTGGTCGACCTCCGAGCTCGGCGAGAAGGAGGCAGCCGCCGGCGGCATCGACCGCACCGATCCGCTGGCCAGGCAGGTGATCGAGCATGCCAACGAGATCATGGGCTTTCCCCGCCACCTCTCGCAGCATGTCGGCGGCTTCGTCATCACCAGGGACCGGCTCGACGAGGTCGTGCCCATCGTCAAGACGGCGATGGACGAGCGCAAGATGGTCGAATGGGACAAGGACGACCTCGACGCGGTCAAGATCCTCAAGGTCGACGTGCTGGCGCTCGGCATGCTGACCTGCCTGAAGCGGGCCTTCACGCTGCTCACGCAGCATTATCCGGACGCGCGGGACGCCTATAGCCAACCCTATGTGCTGGCCACCCTCCCGGAGGAGGATCGCCGTGTCTACGACATGATCGGCCGCGCCGATACGCTTGGCGTCTTCCAGATCGAATCGCGTGCCCAGATGTCGATGCTGCCAAGGCTCAAACCGAAGGATTTCTACGACCTTGTCATCGAGGTGGCGATCGTTCGGCCAGGTCCAATCCAGGGCGACATGGTCCATCCTTATCTGCGCCGTCGGCAAGGCAAGGAGGCGCCCGAGTATCAAAAGCCAGAGCTGGAGGCGATCCTCAGCAAGACGCTGGGCGTGCCCCTGTTCCAGGAGCAGGCGATGAAGATCGCCATTGTCGCCGGCGGTTTCAAACCGGGCGAGGCCGACGAACTGCGCCGCGCCATGGCCACCTTCAAGCGCACCGGCACGATCGGCAATTACCGCCGGCGGATGATCGACGGCATGGTTGATAGGGGATACACCAAGGACTTCGCCGAGCGCTGTTTCAAGCAGATCGAAGGTTTTGGCGAATATGGCTTTCCCGAAAGCCATGCCGCTTCGTTCGCGCTGCTGGTCTACGCCTCCTGCTGGTTCAAAACCTTCTATCCCGACGTCTTCTGCGCCGCGATCCTGAACGCGCAGCCGATGGGTTTCTATCAGCCGGCGCAGCTCGTGCGCGATGCCCGCGACCATGGTGTGGAGGTGCGCGAGGTCGACATCAATTTCTCCGTCTGGGACTGCACGCTGGAGCAAACGGCCTTCGATCCGGCCCGCGTGCTTGCCCGCCATGCCGGGATGCGCGGCGTCATCGTAACTCGCCATGCCGTCCGCCTCGGCTTCCGCCAGATCAAGGGCCTGTCCGAGGAGCGCATGAAGCAGCTCGTCGACCGGCGCGGCTCCGGCTACGAGACCGTGCGCGACGTCTGGCTGCGCTCAGGCCTCGATGTCGGCGAGATCGAAAAGCTGGCGCAGGCCGACGCCTTCCGCTCGATCGGCCTCGACCGCCGCGCCGCGCTCTGGGCGGTGCGCGCGCTCGACGGCAAGAGCGCCGCCGAGAAGCTGCCGCTGTTCGACCAGCCGACGGTCCGCCTGCGCGAGCTGGAGCCGGAGACCAGGTTGCCGCAAATGCCGCTCGGCGAGCACGTCATCCACGACTACCGCTCGCTCGGCCTGTCCCTGAAGGCGCATCCGGTGGCTTTCCTGCGCGAGCGGCTCGACCGCGCCGGCGTCACCCCCAATGCGCGCCTGCCCGCCGTGCCGGACGGCAGGCGCGTCTCCGTCGCCGGCCTGGTGCTGGTGCGCCAGCGGCCCGGCAAGGGCAACGCGATCTTCCTGACGCTGGAGGACGAGAATTCCGTCGCCAACATCATTTTCTGGGAGAGGACCTTCACCCGCTTCCGGCCGATCGTCATGGGCGCGCGCTTCGTGCGCGTCACCGGCAAGCTGCAGCAGGAATCAGGCGTCATCCACATCGTCGCCGAGAAGATAGAGGATCTGACGCCCTGGCTGACCGTGCTTTTGGAGGAGATGACGCCGGCTTTGCCTGCCCCTCCGGACATCGCAACGCTGTCCGGCAAGGCGGAGAGCGTCATGCCCAAGGGTCGCAATTTTCAGTAG
- the trxA gene encoding thioredoxin yields MSDNNPFGNSAGQYATTVQYGGGDPKPSLGEGPADLIKDTTTAGFAADVIQESRRQPVLVDFWAPWCGPCKQLTPLLEKAVKAAGGTVKLVKMNIDDHPSIAGQLGIQSIPAVIAFKNGQPVDGFMGAIPESQIAEFIKKVGGKNSAGNQVAEALAAATEARGAGDVQTAADIYDAILEQAPETIEAIAGLGELLFEAGDTEGAEAVLARAPEDKKDAPPLAALRARIALAAQAASLGNPAEFERRLAANPADHQARFDLAMIQNAQGERTQAADNLLAIIKADRGWNDDGAKAQLLKFFEAWGMTDEATLAARRKLSSLLFA; encoded by the coding sequence ATGAGCGACAACAATCCGTTCGGCAACAGTGCCGGCCAGTATGCCACGACCGTGCAATATGGCGGCGGCGACCCCAAGCCCTCGCTCGGCGAGGGGCCGGCCGACCTCATCAAGGATACCACGACGGCCGGCTTCGCCGCCGACGTCATCCAGGAATCGCGCCGCCAGCCGGTGCTGGTCGATTTCTGGGCGCCGTGGTGCGGCCCCTGCAAGCAGCTGACGCCGCTGCTCGAAAAGGCGGTCAAGGCCGCCGGCGGCACGGTCAAGCTGGTCAAGATGAACATCGACGATCACCCCTCGATCGCCGGCCAGCTCGGCATCCAGTCGATCCCGGCGGTCATCGCCTTCAAGAACGGCCAGCCGGTGGACGGCTTCATGGGTGCCATCCCCGAGAGCCAGATCGCCGAATTCATCAAGAAGGTCGGCGGCAAGAATAGCGCCGGCAACCAAGTGGCCGAGGCGCTGGCGGCGGCAACCGAAGCGCGCGGCGCGGGCGATGTCCAGACCGCCGCCGACATCTATGATGCCATTCTCGAACAGGCGCCGGAGACGATCGAGGCGATCGCCGGGCTGGGCGAGTTGCTGTTCGAGGCCGGCGACACGGAAGGCGCCGAGGCCGTTCTGGCGCGGGCGCCGGAAGACAAGAAGGACGCGCCGCCGCTCGCCGCGCTGCGCGCCAGGATCGCGCTTGCCGCGCAGGCAGCCTCGCTCGGCAATCCGGCCGAGTTCGAGCGGCGCCTTGCCGCCAATCCGGCCGACCACCAGGCGCGCTTCGACCTGGCGATGATCCAGAACGCCCAGGGCGAGCGGACGCAGGCGGCCGACAATCTACTGGCGATCATCAAGGCCGACCGGGGCTGGAACGATGATGGCGCCAAGGCGCAGCTCTTAAAATTCTTCGAGGCCTGGGGCATGACCGACGAGGCGACGCTGGCGGCGCGGCGCAAACTGTCGTCGCTGCTGTTTGCCTGA
- a CDS encoding LON peptidase substrate-binding domain-containing protein, whose product MQAGNAHYRRGADLPATIPVFPLAGALLLPGGRMPLNIFEPRYLQMVDEAVGGARLIGIIQPSLDGALRDDGEPDLCNVGCAGRIISLTETGDGRYLISLQGVCRFRITHEIVAKTPFRQCRIAPFLADLDEDRAGGEVDRPSLLKAFRAYLQANDLEADWESVSRAENAMLVNALSMMAPYGPAEKQALLEAADLKTRAETLIAITEMALARENEDFGSSLQ is encoded by the coding sequence TTGCAGGCGGGAAACGCGCATTACCGGCGTGGGGCGGATCTGCCGGCGACGATCCCGGTGTTTCCGCTTGCCGGCGCCCTGCTTCTGCCCGGCGGGCGCATGCCGCTCAACATCTTCGAGCCGCGCTACTTGCAGATGGTTGACGAAGCGGTCGGCGGGGCGCGGCTGATCGGCATCATCCAGCCCAGCCTCGATGGCGCGCTGCGTGACGACGGCGAGCCGGACCTGTGCAATGTCGGCTGCGCCGGCCGCATCATCTCGCTGACGGAGACCGGCGACGGCCGCTACCTGATCTCGCTGCAGGGCGTTTGCCGGTTCCGCATCACGCATGAGATCGTCGCCAAGACGCCGTTCAGGCAGTGCCGCATCGCGCCCTTCCTCGCCGATCTCGACGAAGACCGCGCCGGCGGCGAGGTCGACCGGCCATCGCTGCTCAAGGCGTTCCGCGCCTATCTGCAGGCCAACGACCTCGAAGCCGACTGGGAAAGCGTCAGCCGCGCCGAAAACGCCATGCTGGTCAACGCGCTGTCGATGATGGCGCCCTATGGCCCGGCCGAGAAACAGGCGCTGCTCGAGGCGGCGGACCTGAAGACGCGCGCCGAAACGTTGATTGCAATCACCGAAATGGCGCTGGCGCGCGAGAATGAGGATTTTGGCTCGAGCCTGCAGTAA
- a CDS encoding IS110 family transposase has translation MAMIVQNYVGCDISKARLDFFDEASGRYQRIANQAEAIEAYVAGLCAGRDFVVMEATGVHDRLLRHALGKAGIAFSRHNPAHTHHYAKSATQRAKTDRLDARMLSSYGRRYQPAAEAAPCEKGERLQSLARHRDHLVEIRARLKRYLSEAFDEDVITETESLIADFDTRIDALESRIAKAIREAEDTALDYTLMVSVPGVSTITALSLLAHMPELGRRSPKSIAALAGLAPLDNESGKAKRKSKISGGRPRVRRALYMAALGAIRANDRFRTFYTALAARSGSKKLAIVAVARKLLVTLNAIIRDKTAFA, from the coding sequence ATGGCCATGATAGTGCAGAACTATGTCGGCTGCGACATCTCCAAAGCGAGGCTCGACTTCTTTGATGAGGCAAGCGGCCGCTACCAGCGGATCGCCAACCAGGCTGAAGCGATAGAAGCCTATGTGGCAGGCCTTTGCGCTGGTCGTGACTTCGTTGTCATGGAGGCGACCGGGGTCCATGACCGGCTGCTGCGCCATGCGCTGGGCAAGGCCGGCATTGCGTTCTCGCGGCACAATCCGGCGCACACCCACCACTACGCGAAGTCGGCGACCCAGCGCGCCAAGACCGATCGTCTCGATGCCCGGATGCTGAGCAGCTACGGTCGTCGCTACCAGCCTGCGGCCGAGGCGGCACCTTGCGAGAAAGGCGAACGCCTTCAGTCGCTTGCCCGCCACCGCGACCATCTTGTTGAGATCCGGGCAAGGTTGAAGAGATATCTCAGCGAGGCCTTCGATGAGGACGTCATAACCGAGACTGAAAGTCTGATCGCCGACTTCGACACACGCATCGATGCACTCGAAAGCCGGATTGCCAAAGCCATTCGCGAAGCCGAGGACACCGCTCTCGACTACACGCTGATGGTCTCTGTACCAGGCGTCTCCACCATCACCGCGCTTTCGCTGCTGGCCCACATGCCCGAGCTCGGCCGGCGCTCGCCCAAGTCGATCGCGGCACTTGCAGGCCTTGCCCCGCTCGACAACGAGAGCGGCAAGGCCAAGCGCAAGAGCAAGATCAGCGGTGGCCGCCCGCGCGTGCGCCGCGCCCTCTACATGGCGGCGCTGGGCGCCATCCGCGCCAACGATCGCTTCAGAACTTTCTACACTGCGCTCGCCGCGCGCTCCGGATCGAAGAAACTTGCCATCGTCGCTGTCGCAAGGAAGCTCCTAGTCACTCTCAATGCCATCATTCGAGACAAAACGGCCTTCGCATGA